The DNA window GGAAACATCTCCTGGCCGCCATTGGTTCTCTTCAGAACAAGATTATTGCCAAGGATGAGAGGAGTATTGTTATAAACCAGCTGCACGCCAACCCCCTGTGCGACGCCTGCGCTTCCCTGACCGGTTAACGCCAGCACGGTATTATCGCTGACGTCTGGATTTTGTGCCCCGGAGAGCATGACGTTAATATTGGCTCCGGCATCACAGTCCAGAATGAGATTCTGCGTTTTCTGCGCATTAGCGGGGGTTGATCCCACCGCAGAACCAAACTCGCTGACCAAAACGTCCCCCAGTTCAAATACCATATTCGACGTTGTCACCGCGCATGCCACCTGGGTAATAGATCCGGCCCCCGCATTGACGGGGATCTCAGGAGCTTGTTCTCCGCCGAGATATTGCATCGTAAAGGCGACAAACGATGCCAGTTGCCCCGTTACTGAGCCAGATGTAATATCACCAATCTTCCAGAATTGTATAACCGGCTGATAATCATGAATAACCAGCTCGCCTGGGTTTGAAGACCAACTGGACATTGAAGCGTTACCGCGGTCAATATAATCGGTGCCGCTAAATGTCGACGCGCCTGCTTTGGAGTTCATGTAAAAGCCAAAAGAAATACCCACCCCAGGCACATTGGTTTGATAAACGCGCCGCGCGCCGTACGTCGCGACATAGGGTAAAATAGCGCTTTTCATTCCTGAGCTAGACCCTTCATTGCCGGTTGTGACGCAGGTATAAGCATGTGCTAAGGAGCCATATATCTCATTGCTTATCGCCTGGCCAACGGGAACATCGCGCTGAACGATAATATTGCCATAATCCACGGTATAGGGAGAGCCGATGTAAGTATAATCACAACAGAAGCCACTCAATGGAAACAACACAGCCAGCATTAATAATGCAGATCGGAAAAGTCGCATACCTATGCACCTGATATAAAAATTCATTTCAACGTTATCGGCAAACAGCATTATCGATAATCACATCGTTATTCAGCTTCGTCATGTTTATCGAGTAATGAACCCTGCAGGTGTTCACGGATTGATTTCCCCATTTCACGGTCAGGTTTACCTCGGGATCGAGACCCGTCAAATAGACCTGTCCGCTATCACCCACGATAAAACTGTTATGATCTGTTCCATCAACGCTGGCCATTGCGCCAAACGGCACTAACTGGCCGTTTCGCTGGCTCAAGGTCATCAACATGCGAACGCCTACGCTTGCCCGATAGTTCGCCCTGACAATCGCGCCACGCGTAGGAACCACGGTTTTGACCGTTTGCTCTAAATCAACATTAGCCGGTAATGTTTCAGTGATTAATGACACATCATTTTTGCGATAAGGCATTAAGTTAGAGGCAACCGTATATCCGCGATAATCGGTTGTCGCTCCGGTCATATTCTGGATGCCTACGCCGGCAGCCCCGGGGGCGGCAATCAGCACGTTGGTTTCACCCAGGGGCTGAGAAAACGTCACGCCATTGGCATGCGCAACCACGCCCCCCTGAATCCCATAATTCAGACGATCGGTATTTTTGTCATAGCTGTACCCGGCTGTGATTTCGCCATAGGTGCCGCGATAATCACCATTCATATTGCCGGTGTAGGCCGCATCGTGAGTGCCGAAACCCTGTTGAATATTCCAGTTGAGCGCATTATTCGGCAAAGCAACGCCATTTAACCCAGCGCTGTGTGTCGTACCGTTATTCTTGCTGGTATTCATGCCATAGTTTGCCCATGTCTGCGGCAACAGTTTTTCCAGGGGAATGCTGATATTCAGCGCCAGCATCTGGTTTTTATCGTCGCTCTGGGGTGAGCTGTACGATCCCGCGCTCCCATTCTTACTCAGCGTCCAGGTCAGGCCATAACTGATACTGTGCCAGTAGTTGTTATACCCAACGCTCCATGATTCCATCGCCTTACCCGAATTCCAGTAATCTTCACGCGCGGCGTTCAGCATCAACGATCCCAGATGGTCTCCCAACCCCTGGCTCAACGTCAGCTCAGCACGGTTGCGGCGTCGGTCCTGAAGCGCCTGACTGTCACCGTAAGAATCCAGGACCTCTTGCATGCCATAGTAGCCGCTGGTCGAATAGCGGTAGCCGGCAATCGCGAAGTTGGTGCCCGTTGCGGCAAAATTTTTACTGTATCGAGCCCGCCATGATTGCCCCCTGGATTTCGGCATATTTTGCGGCGTGGACCAGCCCTGGGTGATATCGCTGGAGATTGCGCCAAAGTCACCCATGTTTTTACCGACGCCCGCGGCGAGGGACTGGTACTTACTCGACTCCTGTAATCCGCCGTAAAACGTAAAGCCATAGGGCAAGCCGAGAATAACGCTCATCTGAGCAAAGGGCGTTTTGTCCACGCTGCCGTTGTAAGAACGATATTGGCCGCCCGTTAACGCATATTTTATTCGGCCTTCACGCTGTAATACGGGAAGGGAGGCAAATGGCACGCTAAAGTGCTGCTCACTGCCATCAGCCTCTTTAATAGTGACATCAAGATCGCCGGCGCCGCCGGTAGGATACATGTCCGTGATTTCAAAAGCCCCCGGCGCCACAAAGCTCTGGTATATCTGATAGCCATTCTGGCGAATTATCACCTGGGCATTGGTCCGGGCGATACCACGCACCACTGGGGCATAGCCCTTGAGGGAGTCGGGCAGCATGTCATCATCGGAGGCAAGTTGTCCTCCCCGAAAAGGCATGCTGTCGAAGACATCTGCCGGGGCAGAGCTATCACCCAGCGTGAGCTGCGACTGTAACGGGATTATCGTACGCTGAGCATAGGTATAAACCGTCTTCCAGGCATCGTGACCCTGTGAATCGCGCGACCAGGTGGTGTAATTTCTTAACCGCCAGGGGCCAATATTCACGCCAGGACGCAGGTTGGCATACTGATTATCGCTGGTGCTGCTGTTGCTATTTTTTGCCCAGTTATTGGCCCCACTCAGACTGTAGTTGAGCAGGGCGGCGTTAATCCCTTGATCCCAGCGATCCGGCGACACCGCTCCGCGCGCTTGCGCTGATAGTGCCGCTTGCGGAATGCTCAATACCAGACGCTGCATGGCAAACTGGAAATCCGTACTGGCCTGAGGGATCGCGGACAGGTTCGCACAGGATGTTTCGCCTTTTAACGCGGGAAAAAGTCCAGTCTTCACTCCCCAGCTTTCTAATTGCTCAATGGATAAACAGGGGATTAATTTGTCATCACCGCCAGGCTCTTTCAGCAACACAAACCTGATATCGCGGGTATCAACTAACCGATCGTCCAGGACGATATCAACATGATAATCCCCGGGAGCTTGTGCGCCCGATTCAAAACCAGAAAGATCGACTTTTTCTGTCCCCGGATTATCCAGTTCAACCAGTTCTGGATTAAAAAAATCGCGACTATAGCTATTTTGCGTATTACTGAAGAGCGCGATGGTTATCAATAATGCCAACCGTGGAGAACGTGCTTTTATATAATCCATTGCCATCATCATAAATCCCACTCAGTGTCTTTTCGCCGGTCTACAGACTGGCTTTGTGTTCTGCCCCGGGACTGCCATAATCATTGATAATTTTGAATGTCACTGGCCCGCCCGTTACGCCGGAGGGTAAATCAAACGTCGCTGTGCTACCGGGTAATACATAACTGACATCGGGTAATTTTTTACCTGATAGTGAAATTTCGTTAAAATTCATGACATGCCGAGTCGGATTGTTTACCTGTATCTTATTACCGATGCGTTGCCAGCGTAATTTTTCGACCTGCTCTTCAGGGGATGCGCCTTTCATCGCCGCCGGACGGTAGATGAGCTTGATTCTGGTTTTAATGGCAATTTGCAACGTATTGTCAACTTTAGCTGCAGAGGGTATGGCTTTTATATTAAGCCAAAATAAGCTCTCTTTATCCTGAGGTAATGCTCCGGTGGCAACAATGCGCTCGACGTTTTGTTGGCCATTATTCAGTCGATATAACGGTGGCGTAATGATGAAAGGCGCCTTTTCGGCACCGCCATCCGGCGTTTCGATCCAGGACTGGATCAGGTAGGGGGTTTTATCAGGATTATTTATGCCAATTGAGGCTTCTTTTTTATTACCATCAAAAATGACCCGCGTACCACCAATAACGACACCGGCCTGAGCAGCGGATAAGCCAATACTCAATATCGTGGTGGTAAGCAAGATACTGCGAAGAACATTCATTTTAGACCTCTGAAACATGGGGCCGTATCGACCCCATCAGCTTTTCTGGACAGAAAATCAGTTATATACAATGGAGAAGTTAGCAACAGAGTTGGCCGTACCCGGCGTTACTGATGCCGTGGTGGAGATATATTGCGCGTAGAATTTCAGCGTATTGTCCTGGGTGCTGCTAAGGGTGTAGTTATAGCTGTTCTCACCGTGCAAAGGCAGGTCGACTTTATCGGCGGTCATCAGGTTAATCGCCACCCCTGATGCCGCACTGGAGGTTGAGGTATCAATAGCCAGCAGGTTAGGGTTGGTCAGATCGGGGGTGCCATCAAAGCGTACTTTTGTCGAAGTCACTGTAGTTGGGCAGTTTTTAAGCACGATATTAAAATCCTTTGCAGCCGCTTTTGCGCCACTGTTCGGAAATTCAGTTTTATAAAAGTTACCGAGATTAACCTGCTGGTTTTGCGATGCCACATCGACTTCACAGGCAGTATCAAGAATATTGCCGACGAAATTCACGGTGCCAGCGGCAGCAAAAGCGTGAGACATAGACAGCGCTGCAGTTGCGGTCAAGGCAACTAAAACAAGACTTTTTTTCATTACGTTGTTTCCTTATTAACTTGGTTTGCCACTTATATTCAGGCAATAGGGTGCCGATGAGCGTTACACTCTTTTTGTACCAGCGCCTTATTTATTACTGTGCAGCATGGCAGCCATAATTAATTACGGTAAGATCATGAACTGTTCTGCTGGCTGGCTAAAATTTATCTAATCACTTTCTTAAACTCAAATGATTTGTGGGTCTATAAGTAGACTCTCACTTAACGAATAAGTAACATTCCTTTTTTATTGTGTTTATTAAGGTCCGGTCTATTTTTAGACTCAAAGGTCATGAGGCACAAAATCAATTACTTAGAGTACATCTTTAGCACGGTCTACTTTTGGACCCTAAACCAATATTTCGCGGTTTCTTCATTTTTAAGATAATTCGTCGGGTCGATCAATAAAGCGATCACCGTAGAGGAATTGAGGCAGCATATGAACACGCGCTTAACCACCCCGGAAAACCAGGACAAATCAATTGCCCTGGAATTAAAACCATTTCGGCACATCGAGACTCTGATAAATCATGTGTTGCCAGCAGCAGAAAGAGTAGTGATCGGCAGAGGTGAGGTCGTGCATTATTATAAAGATGATATCCGGCAATGTTTTTTACTATTGCAAGGTAGCGTCGCGCTGCACCGTCGCGGCGATGGCATTGTTTTAAATTCTGAATCATCACCCTTTATTCTGGGCGTCAGTAGTCAGTTTTCCTCAGAGCATCTCTATGTGAGAGCGCTGGAGACGTCAGAGATCGCCCGGGTGTCACTGGATTGTTTTAATCACATCGTGGCGCAACTGGATCTATGGGAACATTTTTCGAAACTCCTGATTTACACGGCCTCCCGGGTGTATGAGCATTGCGCACAAATCTCGCAGATGTCGGCTTATGACATCATCCGCTTTCAGCTTGTTGAACTGATGCAAGAGCCGGATGCGATACGGCAACAAATTACGGCTGCAGCCTATATTAAGAGCCGAACCTATCTTTCACGGAGCGGGATTATGCGAATTCTGGCAGAGCTGCGAACCGGGAACTACATCACCATGGAACGGGGTATACTTCTTGATATCAACCATTTGCCTCGAAAATACTGACGATGAGGATACCCGCAACAGGAAGCCAGGCTATAATCAGACAGGTCAATCTAAAGGTTATCGGTTATGTCCTCTTCAGCAAAACCTCACAGAGGTTCACCCTACGCGCAAGAGTTGATAATGCATTTACAGCCGTATTGCACGCCACGTAAAACTGAAAGGGGGGAGCAACTGGATTTCAAGGTGAATGGCCAGGGGATGTGTTACCTTATCCTTGAGGGAACCGTAGCGGTTTATCGCCGAAACGATAATATGATGCTGTCCACTGCGCGCAGTCCCGCCGTGTTTGGTCTTGCCAATCTGACGGATATTTACTTCGATGATTACATTAAAACTCTCAACTCCTGCGTGATTGGCGAGATCTCCACCGCTCGTGTTCATGACATTATTAAAGAAAAGTCGTTATGGGGGCTGCTCTCAAAGCAACTGATGTTTGTGTATGGCCGACTTTACAACAATGTGATGCCGCAGGGCGCACCGACGGCGTACGAGATGATCCGCCAGCAGTTGCTCAATTTAATCGAAGAAGATGAGAGTTATCGCGCCGCAGTCACAGCGGAACTCTACATCCGTGAGAAAACCCATCTTTCTCGCAGCGGCGTCATGCGCATTCTTGCAGATTTAAAAACGGGTGGTTTTATCGAAATGGAAGAGGGAAGACTCATTAAAATCCATAAGCTTCCCGCCAGGTACTAAATTCAGACACCGTCAGACAAATAAACGCCCTCATCTCCATTTAGCGACCACACCAGGGTCAATGATAATTTTTAATGCCCAGGGCAGGGCGCGCCATGTTCTACCCAGTGGTGCAACGATCGGGCGGGATCGTCCGCTTAGCCAGTTTT is part of the Klebsiella quasipneumoniae subsp. quasipneumoniae genome and encodes:
- a CDS encoding fimbrial protein, encoding MRLFRSALLMLAVLFPLSGFCCDYTYIGSPYTVDYGNIIVQRDVPVGQAISNEIYGSLAHAYTCVTTGNEGSSSGMKSAILPYVATYGARRVYQTNVPGVGISFGFYMNSKAGASTFSGTDYIDRGNASMSSWSSNPGELVIHDYQPVIQFWKIGDITSGSVTGQLASFVAFTMQYLGGEQAPEIPVNAGAGSITQVACAVTTSNMVFELGDVLVSEFGSAVGSTPANAQKTQNLILDCDAGANINVMLSGAQNPDVSDNTVLALTGQGSAGVAQGVGVQLVYNNTPLILGNNLVLKRTNGGQEMFPLTARYYQTNTTVTTGIANASATLSLTYQ
- a CDS encoding fimbria/pilus outer membrane usher protein, whose amino-acid sequence is MMMAMDYIKARSPRLALLITIALFSNTQNSYSRDFFNPELVELDNPGTEKVDLSGFESGAQAPGDYHVDIVLDDRLVDTRDIRFVLLKEPGGDDKLIPCLSIEQLESWGVKTGLFPALKGETSCANLSAIPQASTDFQFAMQRLVLSIPQAALSAQARGAVSPDRWDQGINAALLNYSLSGANNWAKNSNSSTSDNQYANLRPGVNIGPWRLRNYTTWSRDSQGHDAWKTVYTYAQRTIIPLQSQLTLGDSSAPADVFDSMPFRGGQLASDDDMLPDSLKGYAPVVRGIARTNAQVIIRQNGYQIYQSFVAPGAFEITDMYPTGGAGDLDVTIKEADGSEQHFSVPFASLPVLQREGRIKYALTGGQYRSYNGSVDKTPFAQMSVILGLPYGFTFYGGLQESSKYQSLAAGVGKNMGDFGAISSDITQGWSTPQNMPKSRGQSWRARYSKNFAATGTNFAIAGYRYSTSGYYGMQEVLDSYGDSQALQDRRRNRAELTLSQGLGDHLGSLMLNAAREDYWNSGKAMESWSVGYNNYWHSISYGLTWTLSKNGSAGSYSSPQSDDKNQMLALNISIPLEKLLPQTWANYGMNTSKNNGTTHSAGLNGVALPNNALNWNIQQGFGTHDAAYTGNMNGDYRGTYGEITAGYSYDKNTDRLNYGIQGGVVAHANGVTFSQPLGETNVLIAAPGAAGVGIQNMTGATTDYRGYTVASNLMPYRKNDVSLITETLPANVDLEQTVKTVVPTRGAIVRANYRASVGVRMLMTLSQRNGQLVPFGAMASVDGTDHNSFIVGDSGQVYLTGLDPEVNLTVKWGNQSVNTCRVHYSINMTKLNNDVIIDNAVCR
- a CDS encoding molecular chaperone gives rise to the protein MNVLRSILLTTTILSIGLSAAQAGVVIGGTRVIFDGNKKEASIGINNPDKTPYLIQSWIETPDGGAEKAPFIITPPLYRLNNGQQNVERIVATGALPQDKESLFWLNIKAIPSAAKVDNTLQIAIKTRIKLIYRPAAMKGASPEEQVEKLRWQRIGNKIQVNNPTRHVMNFNEISLSGKKLPDVSYVLPGSTATFDLPSGVTGGPVTFKIINDYGSPGAEHKASL
- a CDS encoding fimbrial protein; amino-acid sequence: MKKSLVLVALTATAALSMSHAFAAAGTVNFVGNILDTACEVDVASQNQQVNLGNFYKTEFPNSGAKAAAKDFNIVLKNCPTTVTSTKVRFDGTPDLTNPNLLAIDTSTSSAASGVAINLMTADKVDLPLHGENSYNYTLSSTQDNTLKFYAQYISTTASVTPGTANSVANFSIVYN
- a CDS encoding winged helix-turn-helix transcriptional regulator codes for the protein MNTRLTTPENQDKSIALELKPFRHIETLINHVLPAAERVVIGRGEVVHYYKDDIRQCFLLLQGSVALHRRGDGIVLNSESSPFILGVSSQFSSEHLYVRALETSEIARVSLDCFNHIVAQLDLWEHFSKLLIYTASRVYEHCAQISQMSAYDIIRFQLVELMQEPDAIRQQITAAAYIKSRTYLSRSGIMRILAELRTGNYITMERGILLDINHLPRKY
- a CDS encoding helix-turn-helix domain-containing protein, whose translation is MSSSAKPHRGSPYAQELIMHLQPYCTPRKTERGEQLDFKVNGQGMCYLILEGTVAVYRRNDNMMLSTARSPAVFGLANLTDIYFDDYIKTLNSCVIGEISTARVHDIIKEKSLWGLLSKQLMFVYGRLYNNVMPQGAPTAYEMIRQQLLNLIEEDESYRAAVTAELYIREKTHLSRSGVMRILADLKTGGFIEMEEGRLIKIHKLPARY